Proteins co-encoded in one Papaver somniferum cultivar HN1 chromosome 5, ASM357369v1, whole genome shotgun sequence genomic window:
- the LOC113278145 gene encoding uncharacterized protein LOC113278145 isoform X2 gives MGCSHASRKYSHIKNERNENKEEYIKGQKSMKQRTTTNGLFLDTNYPCLSIYGEMDRDLDYAIKHLARNGVLIDFHDMKPIEDRLIVTDLGKEKYVATPETDKWETEFILVCTIGLNGNKNIRLLYVLLIGDTCSS, from the exons atgggATGTAGCCATGCAAGTAGAAAATATTCGCACATCAAAAATGAAAGGAACGAAAACAAGGAAGAATACATCAAAG GCCAAAAAAGTATGAAGCAGCGAACAACAACTAATGGTTTGTTCTTGGACACAAATTATCCATGTTTATCTATATATGGCGAG ATGGATCGTGACTTAGATTACGCG ATTAAACATTTAGCAAGGAATGGTGTTCTGATTGACTTCCATGATATGAAG CCGATTGAGGACCGGCTGATTGTGACTGATTTGGGGAAGGAAAAATACGTTGCTACTCCCGAG ACCGACAAATGGGAGACAGAATTTATCTTAGTTTGCACTATAGGCCTCAATGGAAACAAAAACATAAG ATTGTTGTACGTGCTCCTCATTGGCGACACATGCTCCTCATAA
- the LOC113278145 gene encoding uncharacterized protein LOC113278145 isoform X1, translated as MGCSHASRKYSHIKNERNENKEEYIKGQKSMKQRTTTNGLFLDTNYPCLSIYGEMDRDLDYAIKHLARNGVLIDFHDMKPIEDRLIVTDLGKEKYVATPEKDRQMGDRIYLSLHYRPQWKQKHKIVVRAPHWRHMLLINTFTFSNVVKKMYPTNGKTSISHICNDY; from the exons atgggATGTAGCCATGCAAGTAGAAAATATTCGCACATCAAAAATGAAAGGAACGAAAACAAGGAAGAATACATCAAAG GCCAAAAAAGTATGAAGCAGCGAACAACAACTAATGGTTTGTTCTTGGACACAAATTATCCATGTTTATCTATATATGGCGAG ATGGATCGTGACTTAGATTACGCG ATTAAACATTTAGCAAGGAATGGTGTTCTGATTGACTTCCATGATATGAAG CCGATTGAGGACCGGCTGATTGTGACTGATTTGGGGAAGGAAAAATACGTTGCTACTCCCGAG AAAGACCGACAAATGGGAGACAGAATTTATCTTAGTTTGCACTATAGGCCTCAATGGAAACAAAAACATAAG ATTGTTGTACGTGCTCCTCATTGGCGACACATGCTCCTCATAAACACTTTTACATTCTCAAACGTGGTGAAGAAAATGTACCCTACAAATGGAAAGACGTCAATTTCCCATATATGCAACGACTATTAA
- the LOC113280073 gene encoding putative F-box protein At4g21240 has product MEKDGITDLLMDYFKFLPLEMKLDILTRLPTELVLNCKSICTYWRNVVGHPSFIRMHFHHHLNHPAAVSGKLDFLVLSESGRLHYFEYDDDQSTTPIQRIKRINFPFALKHFRFIGSINGLVCLLERAYNSPQSVWIWNPITRECVMLPEIKKHSDNDGYWYEETSFGYVPSTKEYKVVGFYVSKTHFEVHIYTLGSGNGWRNIGKFNYGSTTVTKGGGVLCKSDVILTDSDDHIKICDTKTPTSKSLVNFNSYIQVSPHKNTLVSLKELGEEDAKVMESDKTEEMKRREKQQEDADPEYMYL; this is encoded by the exons atggAAAAAGATGGGATCACTGATCTCTTGATGGATTACTTCAAGTTTCTACCTCTTGAGATGAAATTAGACATCTTAACCCGCTTACCAACGGAATTGGTGCTCAATTGCAAATCAATATGCACTTATTGGAGAAATGTTGTTGGTCATCCATCATTTATCAGGATGCATTTTCATCATCATCTCAATCATCCTGCTGCTGTATCAGGTAAATTGGACTTTCTTGTTCTCTCTGAATCTGGTAGATTACACTATTTTGaatatgatgatgatcagtcgACAACACCCATTCAGAGAATTAAaagaatcaattttccctttgcGCTTAAgcattttaggtttattggttcaaTTAATGGGTTGGTTTGTCTTCTCGAAAGGGCTTACAATAGCCCCCAATCTGTTTGGATTTGGAACCCTATCACCAGAGAATGTGTTATGCTTCCGGAAATCAAGAAACATTCTGATAATGATGGGTATTGGTATGAAGAGACAAGCTTTGGTTATGTTCCTTCAACCAAAGAATACAAAGTTGTAGGATTTTATGTGTCCAAGACCCATTTTGAAGTCCATATTTACACTCTAGGCAGTGGCAATGGGTGGAGAAATATTGGAAAGTTCAATTATGGATCCACAA CCGTTACGAAGGGAGGTGGTGTTTTATGTAAGAGTGATGTTATTTTAACTGACAGTGATGATCACATCAAAATTTGCGACACAAAAACTCCAACCTCGAAAAGCCTTGTGAATTTTAATAGTTACATTCAAGTATCCCCTCACAAGAACACCTTAGTTtcattgaaagaattaggggaagaAGATGCAAAAGTAATGGAGTCGGATAAAACTGAGGAGATGAAAAGGCGTGAGAAGCAACAGGAGGATGCAGACCCTGAATACATGTACTTGTAA
- the LOC113283658 gene encoding pentatricopeptide repeat-containing protein At1g09900-like gives MTSCSSSSSLLSPSYSLIPQIHTRSSLFLGYYPFNKTQQGKLILLATLSFCTRNVEITSNLVHNHNEIIPKKPFRESQVLGHEDNGGLSTTLHKIETIIEEDKRDSEQLRVIDSVAVEQIKRIENYGRGFTNLQDFNNLLMGLVKEDETGCAVKMFDEMSGYSLVPDSKTYSIMIRCFCKKNEAEKARGVLDEMVKNGFHPNVVTMTILINSFCRRGKLKKAVEVFDIMGKIGCEPTVQTYNCLINGLCYVGRVEEAYELLMKIKKSPKKPDIYTYTAVMDGYCKVGRSDEAMELLEEALAEGLKPNVVTFNTLFNGYCKEGRAIEGINLLDKMKKTNCVPDYISYSTLLHGLLKWNEVEAALRVYKEMLEIGLEVSERMINTFLRVICRRSWTDQKLLIDVEQVFERIKDSGLIPYPNTYCMVIQTLSIGGEAEKALANLHKMMKLGYRLRLITFNAVIRALCKKGMIDEGFLVLVLMVSGNIRANKLSYNLLIDEFNRRERWLDACKVYGVALKRGVVPNREPERLLEE, from the coding sequence AtgacttcttgttcttcttcatcttctcttctgagTCCCTCGTACTCTCTTATTCCACAGATTCATACTCGTTCCTCATTGTTTCTTGGGTACTATCCATTCAACAAAACTCAACAAGGTAAGCTTATTCTTCTTGCAACATTATCTTTCTGTACTAGAAATGTGGAAATTACCAGTAATCTTGTTCATAATCATAACGAAATCATTCCCAAAAAACCATTTCGTGAAAGTCAAGTTCTGGGTCATGAAGATAACGGAGGATTATCCACAACTCTGCATAAAATTGAGACCATTATTGAAGAAGATAAGAGGGATAGTGAACAATTAAGAGTTATTGATTCTGTGGCTGTAGAACAGATTAAAAGAATTGAGAATTATGGTCGTGGGTTTACGAATTTGCAGGATTTTAACAATCTTCTAATGGGTTTAGTGAAAGAAGATGAGACTGGATGTGCAGTTAAGatgtttgatgaaatgtctggGTATAGCTTGGTTCCTGATTCTAAGACATATTCTATTATGATTAGGTGTTTCTGTAAGAAAAATGAAGCTGAGAAAGCTAGAGGGGTTTTAGATGAGATGGTGAAAAATGGGTTTCATCCAAATGTTGTAACGATGACGATTTTGATTAATTCGTTCTGTCGTAGAGGGAAGCTAAAGAAGGCGGTCGAGGTTTTCGATATCATGGGTAAGATTGGGTGTGAACCTACTGTTCAGACTTACAATTGTTTGATAAATGGATTGTGTTATGTTGGTAGAGTTGAAGAAGCGTATGAATTGTTGATGAAGATTAAGAAATCGCCGAAGAAACCAGACATATATACTTATACTGCTGTAATGGATGGGTATTGCAAGGTTGGTAGGTCGGATGAGGCAATGGAGTTACTCGAAGAAGCTTTAGCTGAAGGGTTGAAGCCGAATGTTGTGACTTTTAATACGTTGTTTAATGGTTATTGCAAAGAAGGCAGGGCAATTGAAGGGATCAATCTGTTGGACAAAATGAAGAAGACAAATTGTGTTCCAGATTATATCAGTTATAGTACATTGTTACATGGATTATTGAAATGGAATGAAGTGGAAGCGGCATTGCGGGTTTATAAGGAGATGTTAGAGATCGGTCTTGAAGTTAGCGAGAGGATGATTAATACCTTTCTTAGAGTTATATGCAGGAGATCATGGACTGACCAGAAGCTGCTTATAGATGTCGAACAAGTGTTTGAGAGAATCAAGGATTCGGGATTGATTCCTTACCCCAACACATACTGTATGGTGATTCAAACTTTGTCAATTGGAGGGGAAGCAGAGAAAGCTTTGGCAAATCTGCACAAGATGATGAAGCTAGGGTATCGTCTTAGATTAATTACGTTTAATGCTGTTATTAGAGCTCTCTGCAAGAAGGGTATGATTGATGAGGGGTTTCTTGTTTTGGTTCTTATGGTTAGTGGAAATATAAGGGCTAATAAACTATCTTATAACCTGTTGATTGATGAATTCAATCGCAGGGAAAGATGGTTGGATGCTTGTAAGGTGTATGGGGTAGCTCTGAAGCGAGGTGTTGTTCCCAACCGCGAGCCAGAAAGATTGTTGGAAGAATGA